Proteins encoded within one genomic window of Brassica rapa cultivar Chiifu-401-42 chromosome A09, CAAS_Brap_v3.01, whole genome shotgun sequence:
- the LOC103838321 gene encoding kunitz trypsin inhibitor 6-like, producing the protein MISFLLIAITPSGAVVAGEKEVVLDSGGQPVRANAPYYIWKPEERAWISRYGNRTLAPFSCPRRVVLFSNAVVETPPPVIFVLSSSDDVVRVSTELNIMFARRFFCRDESGYWRVANSSLPIKEVVLSGSKSSYDSTFTIQKSVNGSYKFAFGSADKPTDIGLDGIYPGISRLILSNSSSFGVSFIPG; encoded by the coding sequence ATGATATCTTTCTTGCTCATTGCGATAACACCATCTGGTGCTGTTGTGGCTGGTGAGAAGGAAGTAGTACTTGACTCTGGCGGACAACCAGTAAGGGCCAATGCTCCTTATTACATCTGGAAGCCGGAAGAAAGAGCATGGATTTCCCGTTACGGAAACAGGACACTTGCTCCCTTCTCATGCCCACGAAGAGTTGTATTGTTCTCTAATGCAGTTGTAGAAACACCTCCTCCAGTTATATTTGTATTATCATCATCAGATGATGTCGTACGTGTATCAACAGAGCTTAACATCATGTTCGCAAGGCGCTTTTTCTGCCGTGATGAGTCCGGGTACTGGAGAGTTGCAAATAGCTCACTGCCAATCAAAGAAGTAGTCCTGTCCGGATCCAAGTCAAGTTACGACAGTACCTTCACCATCCAGAAATCTGTCAACGGATCTTACAAGTTTGCTTTCGGCAGTGCTGACAAACCGACCGATATCGGTTTAGATGGGATATATCCTGGTATATCGAGGTTGATATTGTCCAACAGCTCTAGTTTTGGCGTCTCTTTCATCCCGGGTTAA
- the LOC103838146 gene encoding uncharacterized protein LOC103838146 isoform X1 → MAEREIKVMCYLDGCIKHGPDGVYFEGSTLKQVRVKQNANFSSFLDEIYLITGLDKTTSSNFRIFTRYPLVVSQPMAKYVLVTVMCDSDLERMLEVPSKHPSINTLELFLDVKPTASVVPPPADFSWSMAKPSGPSKRQKRTQPANKDEPKNYSYADGFDEDALACEIKRVVSVHPTLSVSELHKWWKDKHGFGLDGFDQVDDAQGLMQEAKDKAIKRLFGDWDESFRFIPKLMSALHSSNGLLVDWQYDDSLPNPEHASFRSVFWAFSQSVQGFQHCRPLVVLDTKHLKGKYNMKLMIASGFDAANSFFPLAFAVTKEVSTDTWRWFLTRIREKVTPRKGLCLILRHHPDILAVVNEPGSQWKEPWAYHRFCLTHLCYQFSRLFPDHHHHHHTEYLVMKAGLSSQKAEFDSYMKDIEEKSPEGWKWLNQIPPHQWTLAHDGGLRYGIMEIGTEALFAVYRSSPRITMTGGVMLLLDELRDAFHVSFKCSRRSLNRGGVYTEFVMDKLRKSVKDSASYVITPLEGDAFQVSKKKGRALMGKYEEEKECIVQLNDSTCTCGKFQRKKFPCLHALAVCKKMKIDHFQYVDDCYSAESYYKTYEATFSPVPELSAWPEASGVPTLFPPVIAPPPLKVSGKGKGKGKSKEPPSDEELRNAILDILKVMDFKMASFTDIIKQLADKFRYNLTARKSSIEVMIQYELEKYAADSEEEEEEDEGEEEEEEDEEGLW, encoded by the exons ATGGCTGAAAGAGAGATTAAGGTGATGTGTTACTTGGATGGTTGTATCAAGCATGGCCCTGATGGTGTCTACTTTGAAGGATCCACTCTTAAACAGGTGAGAGTCAAGCAAAATGCTAACTTTAGCAGTTTTCTTGATGAGATTTATCTAATAACTGGGTTAGATAAGACGACATCATCAAACTTTAGAATCTTCACTAGGTACCCGCTTGTTGTTTCACAACCGATGGCTAAGTATGTGCTTGTTACCGTCATGTGCGATAGCGATTTGGAGAGAATGCTTGAGGTTCCAAGCAAACATCCTTCTATAAACACTCTGGAATTGTTTTTGGATGTTAAACCAACAGCTTCTGTTGTTCCTCCTCCTGCTGACTTCTCATGGTCAATGGCAAAGCCCAGTGGTCCGTCCAAAAGACAGAAGAGGACACAGCCGGCTAATAAGGATGAGCCGAAGAACTACTCATATGCAGATGGTTTTGATGAGGATGCTTTAGCGTGTGAGATTAAACGTGTGGTCAGTGTACACCCCACGCTCTCAGTTTCAGAGTTGCACAAGTGGTGGAAAGACAAACATGGCTTTGGGCTTGATGGATTTGATCAAGTTGATGATGCTCAAGGGCTGATGCAGGAAGCGAAAGATAAAGCTATCAAAAGACTCTTCGGAGATTGGGATGAGAGTTTCAGATTCATACCCAAGTTAATGTCTGCGCTTCACTCTTCTAACGGGCTGCTCGTTGACTGGCAGTATGATGACTCTTTGCCTAATCCTGAACATGCATCCTTTCGCAGCGTGTTTTGGGCGTTTTCACAGTCTGTCCAAGGGTTTCAGCACTGCAGACCTCTGGTTGTTTTGGACACCAAGCACTTGAAGGGTAAGTACAATATGAAACTGATGATAGCCTCAGGGTTTGATGCAGCCAACAGTTTTTTCCCACTTGCCTTTGCGGTTACTAAAGAAGTATCCACTGATACTTGGCGCTGGTTTCTCACTAGAATCAGAGAGAAGGTAACACCAAGGAAGGGCCTTTGCCTCATCTTAAGGCACCACCCGGACATACTCGCTGTTGTTAATGAACCGGGGTCTCAGTGGAAAGAGCCCTGGGCTTATCACAGGTTCTGTTTGACTCATCTGTGCTACCAATTCTCTCGCCTCTTCCcagaccaccaccaccatcaccacacgGAGTATCTTGTGATGAAGGCTGGGTTGTCGAGTCAGAAGGCAGAATTTGATTCCTACATGAAGGACATCGAAGAGAAGAGTCCAGAAGGGTGGAAATGGCTTAACCAAATCCCTCCGCATCAGTGGACTCTAGCTCATGACGGTGGTCTCAGATACGGAATCATGGAGATAGGTACAGAAGCTCTGTTTGCAGTTTATAGAAGCTCTCCGAGAATTACAATGACAGGGGGTGTGATGCTTCTGTTAGATGAGCTGAGAGACGCTTTCCACGTGTCTTTTAAGTGTAGCCGTCGTTCTCTTAACCGCGGTGGTGTCTACACAGAGTTTGTTATGGACAAACTTCGAAAGTCCGTGAAAGATTCCGCTTCATACGTTATAACGCCGTTAGAAGGAGATGCGTTTCAGGTCTCAAAGAAAAAGGGACGCGCTCTTATGGGGAAAtatgaagaagagaaggaatGCATTGTTCAGTTGAATGACTCAACCTGCACGTGCGGGAAGTTCCAGAGGAAGAAGTTTCCATGTCTGCACGCTTTAGCGGTCTGCAAGAAGATGAAAATCGACCATTTTCAGTATGTAGACGACTGTTACTCTGCTGAAAGCTATTACAAAACTTATGAGGCCACATTTTCTCCTGTTCCGGAGTTGTCAGCTTGGCCGGAAGCTTCCGGAGTTCCAACATTGTTTCCCCCTGTCATTGCACCACCTCCACTTAAAGTATCAG GGAAAGGGAAAGGGAAAGGCAAAAGCAAGGAGCCTCCTAGTGATGAAGAGTTGAGAAATGCAATTCTTGATATCTTGAAAGTGATGGACTTTAAAATG GCTTCGTTTACTGACATCATCAAGCAACTTG ctGACAAGTTTCGATACAATCTCACCGCTCGAAAGTCATCCATAGAAGTAATGATCCAGTATGAGCTCGAGAAGTATGCAGCTGATTccgaagaggaggaagaagaggatgagggtgaagaagaagaagaagaagatgaagaagggtTGTGGTAG
- the LOC103838146 gene encoding uncharacterized protein LOC103838146 isoform X2, whose translation MAEREIKVMCYLDGCIKHGPDGVYFEGSTLKQVRVKQNANFSSFLDEIYLITGLDKTTSSNFRIFTRYPLVVSQPMAKYVLVTVMCDSDLERMLEVPSKHPSINTLELFLDVKPTASVVPPPADFSWSMAKPSGPSKRQKRTQPANKDEPKNYSYADGFDEDALACEIKRVVSVHPTLSVSELHKWWKDKHGFGLDGFDQVDDAQGLMQEAKDKAIKRLFGDWDESFRFIPKLMSALHSSNGLLVDWQYDDSLPNPEHASFRSVFWAFSQSVQGFQHCRPLVVLDTKHLKGKYNMKLMIASGFDAANSFFPLAFAVTKEVSTDTWRWFLTRIREKVTPRKGLCLILRHHPDILAVVNEPGSQWKEPWAYHRFCLTHLCYQFSRLFPDHHHHHHTEYLVMKAGLSSQKAEFDSYMKDIEEKSPEGWKWLNQIPPHQWTLAHDGGLRYGIMEIGTEALFAVYRSSPRITMTGGVMLLLDELRDAFHVSFKCSRRSLNRGGVYTEFVMDKLRKSVKDSASYVITPLEGDAFQVSKKKGRALMGKYEEEKECIVQLNDSTCTCGKFQRKKFPCLHALAVCKKMKIDHFQYVDDCYSAESYYKTYEATFSPVPELSAWPEASGVPTLFPPVIAPPPLKVSGKGKGKSKEPPSDEELRNAILDILKVMDFKMASFTDIIKQLADKFRYNLTARKSSIEVMIQYELEKYAADSEEEEEEDEGEEEEEEDEEGLW comes from the exons ATGGCTGAAAGAGAGATTAAGGTGATGTGTTACTTGGATGGTTGTATCAAGCATGGCCCTGATGGTGTCTACTTTGAAGGATCCACTCTTAAACAGGTGAGAGTCAAGCAAAATGCTAACTTTAGCAGTTTTCTTGATGAGATTTATCTAATAACTGGGTTAGATAAGACGACATCATCAAACTTTAGAATCTTCACTAGGTACCCGCTTGTTGTTTCACAACCGATGGCTAAGTATGTGCTTGTTACCGTCATGTGCGATAGCGATTTGGAGAGAATGCTTGAGGTTCCAAGCAAACATCCTTCTATAAACACTCTGGAATTGTTTTTGGATGTTAAACCAACAGCTTCTGTTGTTCCTCCTCCTGCTGACTTCTCATGGTCAATGGCAAAGCCCAGTGGTCCGTCCAAAAGACAGAAGAGGACACAGCCGGCTAATAAGGATGAGCCGAAGAACTACTCATATGCAGATGGTTTTGATGAGGATGCTTTAGCGTGTGAGATTAAACGTGTGGTCAGTGTACACCCCACGCTCTCAGTTTCAGAGTTGCACAAGTGGTGGAAAGACAAACATGGCTTTGGGCTTGATGGATTTGATCAAGTTGATGATGCTCAAGGGCTGATGCAGGAAGCGAAAGATAAAGCTATCAAAAGACTCTTCGGAGATTGGGATGAGAGTTTCAGATTCATACCCAAGTTAATGTCTGCGCTTCACTCTTCTAACGGGCTGCTCGTTGACTGGCAGTATGATGACTCTTTGCCTAATCCTGAACATGCATCCTTTCGCAGCGTGTTTTGGGCGTTTTCACAGTCTGTCCAAGGGTTTCAGCACTGCAGACCTCTGGTTGTTTTGGACACCAAGCACTTGAAGGGTAAGTACAATATGAAACTGATGATAGCCTCAGGGTTTGATGCAGCCAACAGTTTTTTCCCACTTGCCTTTGCGGTTACTAAAGAAGTATCCACTGATACTTGGCGCTGGTTTCTCACTAGAATCAGAGAGAAGGTAACACCAAGGAAGGGCCTTTGCCTCATCTTAAGGCACCACCCGGACATACTCGCTGTTGTTAATGAACCGGGGTCTCAGTGGAAAGAGCCCTGGGCTTATCACAGGTTCTGTTTGACTCATCTGTGCTACCAATTCTCTCGCCTCTTCCcagaccaccaccaccatcaccacacgGAGTATCTTGTGATGAAGGCTGGGTTGTCGAGTCAGAAGGCAGAATTTGATTCCTACATGAAGGACATCGAAGAGAAGAGTCCAGAAGGGTGGAAATGGCTTAACCAAATCCCTCCGCATCAGTGGACTCTAGCTCATGACGGTGGTCTCAGATACGGAATCATGGAGATAGGTACAGAAGCTCTGTTTGCAGTTTATAGAAGCTCTCCGAGAATTACAATGACAGGGGGTGTGATGCTTCTGTTAGATGAGCTGAGAGACGCTTTCCACGTGTCTTTTAAGTGTAGCCGTCGTTCTCTTAACCGCGGTGGTGTCTACACAGAGTTTGTTATGGACAAACTTCGAAAGTCCGTGAAAGATTCCGCTTCATACGTTATAACGCCGTTAGAAGGAGATGCGTTTCAGGTCTCAAAGAAAAAGGGACGCGCTCTTATGGGGAAAtatgaagaagagaaggaatGCATTGTTCAGTTGAATGACTCAACCTGCACGTGCGGGAAGTTCCAGAGGAAGAAGTTTCCATGTCTGCACGCTTTAGCGGTCTGCAAGAAGATGAAAATCGACCATTTTCAGTATGTAGACGACTGTTACTCTGCTGAAAGCTATTACAAAACTTATGAGGCCACATTTTCTCCTGTTCCGGAGTTGTCAGCTTGGCCGGAAGCTTCCGGAGTTCCAACATTGTTTCCCCCTGTCATTGCACCACCTCCACTTAAAGTATCAG GGAAAGGGAAAGGCAAAAGCAAGGAGCCTCCTAGTGATGAAGAGTTGAGAAATGCAATTCTTGATATCTTGAAAGTGATGGACTTTAAAATG GCTTCGTTTACTGACATCATCAAGCAACTTG ctGACAAGTTTCGATACAATCTCACCGCTCGAAAGTCATCCATAGAAGTAATGATCCAGTATGAGCTCGAGAAGTATGCAGCTGATTccgaagaggaggaagaagaggatgagggtgaagaagaagaagaagaagatgaagaagggtTGTGGTAG
- the LOC103838145 gene encoding uncharacterized protein LOC103838145, with amino-acid sequence MAETEVPVYCYWKGCIKYGSEGVYYEGPAPKKIIVHPKIALNRLLDEMYVLTGVDVDKQRSKVKIFGRYPSVVGHSKFQYLLLPVVNNSSLETMLEVPRKHPSVKIVELYLEVKSEGVTGPAACSSKRQKTVKVERDSSTGNIGDAAVDAEMTDVNNISGSNAVAQVVNLAGDKDLNKESNPGVPKPCLSSLWLDDHDLRVGLCFKDADELKKAVDWCSIKGMQKCVVRETGTDECMFECIKWRCKWSLGAAKMEKHGLFEIIKYNGPHTCSPIEPENSNSEFEADEIERLVRRHPTLSFSELKKWWKANIGYELQTWEVRAAKEEAIKRAFGDQSFEDLPKLMTALCSSNGLLVDWKYDLFPNPKFASFCGVFWAFPQSVQGFQHCRPLILVDTKELKGKHQLKLMIASGVDAADYYFPLAFAVTKEVSSDTWRWFLTNIKEKVTQRKGLCLISSPHPDILSVRSQWKEPWAYHRFCLKQFSSQFCRDFSELESLLEQAGETGQKEEFETHMERIKKENPEARRWLDQIPPNQWALVHDGGRRYGYMDIDTTSLFAVCRGFELADHAVTGSVMLLFDELRNRFDDLSHFSRGSLNSGHVYTKPVTDKLEEFRTATVTYIVMPLDNNAFKVAEPAQNDEWIVQLSECTCTCGEFQSYKFPCLHALAVCKQLKINPLQYVDNCYTFERSYKTYAATFSPVPELAAWPEASGVPRLFPPVIPPPPPPPSKVSGKSQSKATPKTNNKKS; translated from the coding sequence ATGGCTGAAACAGAGGTTCCGGTATACTGTTACTGGAAAGGTTGCATCAAGTATGGCTCTGAAGGCGTTTACTATGAAGGACCTGCTCCTAAAAAGATTATAGTGCACCCAAAGATTGCATTGAACCGATTGTTGGATGAGATGTATGTGCTTACTGGAGTAGATGTTGACAAGCAGAGATCCAAAGTCAAAATATTTGGTAGGTATCCTTCTGTTGTTGGACACTCCAAGTTTCAGTATCTGCTTCTGCCCGTGGTGAACAACAGTAGTTTGGAGACAATGCTTGAGGTTCCGAGAAAACACCCTTCTGTCAAGATTGTGGAGTTGTATTTGGAAGTGAAGTCTGAGGGGGTTACTGGTCCTGCTGCTTGTTCCTCGAAACGACAGAAGACTGTTAAGGTAGAGAGGGATAGCAGTACTGGCAACATTGGAGATGCTGCAGTAGACGCTGAGATGACAGATGTTAATAACATTTCTGGTTCAAATGCTGTAGCACAGGTGGTTAATTTGGCAGGGGATAAGGATTTGAATAAAGAGTCGAATCCTGGTGTTCCAAAGCCGTGTCTATCTAGTTTGTGGCTTGACGATCATGACTTGCGTGTAGGATTGTGCTTCAAAGATGCTGATGAGCTGAAGAAGGCTGTGGATTGGTGTTCCATTAAAGGAATGCAAAAGTGTGTAGTAAGAGAGACTGGGACGGACGAGTGTATGTTTGAGTGCATCAAATGGAGATGCAAGTGGTCACTTGGGGCTGCTAAAATGGAAAAGCATGGACTTTTCGAGATAATCAAGTACAATGGTCCTCATACATGTTCTCCCATTGAGCCGGAAAATTCTAATTCAGAGTTTGAAGCAGATGAGATTGAGCGTTTGGTTCGGAGACATCCAACGCTATCATTTTCAGAGTTGAAGAAGTGGTGGAAAGCAAATATTGGGTATGAGCTTCAAACTTGGGAGGTGCGGGCTGCGAAAGAGGAGGCTATTAAAAGAGCATTTGGAGATCAGAGTTTTGAAGATTTGCCCAAGTTAATGACTGCCTTGTGTTCGTCTAATGGACTGCTAGTTGACTGGAAATACGATCTTTTTCCTAATCCTAAGTTTGCATCATTCTGTGGAGTGTTTTGGGCATTTCCACAGTCTGTCCAAGGGTTTCAACACTGTAGACCTCTGATCCTAGTGGACACCAAAGAGCTGAAAGGTAAGCACCAGTTGAAATTGATGATTGCCTCAGGGGTGGATGCAGCCGACTATTATTTCCCTCTTGCCTTTGCGGTGACCAAGGAAGTGTCCTCAGATACTTGGCGTTGGTTTCTGACTAATATCAAAGAGAAAGTTACCCAAAGGAAAGGTCTTTGCCTCATCTCCAGTCCCCACCCGGACATACTCTCTGTTAGGTCTCAGTGGAAAGAACCATGGGCTTATCACAGGTTCTGTCTGAAACAGTTCTCATCCCAATTCTGTCGAGATTTTTCAGAACTGGAGAGTCTCTTGGAGCAAGCTGGAGAAACGGGTCAGAAGGAGGAATTTGAAACACACATGGAGAGAATTAAAAAGGAGAATCCAGAAGCTAGGAGATGGTTAGACCAAATCCCCCCAAATCAGTGGGCTCTGGTTCATGATGGTGGTAGGAGATATGGATACATGGATATAGATACAACAAGTTTGTTTGCAGTTTGTAGAGGCTTTGAGTTGGCTGATCATGCAGTGACTGGTTCTGTTATGCTTCTCTTTGATGAGCTGAGAAACCGCTTTGATGACCTTTCTCATTTCAGTCGTGGCTCTCTTAATTCTGGCCATGTGTACACCAAACCTGTCACTGACAAGCTTGAAGAGTTCAGGACAGCTACGGTTACTTACATTGTAATGCCGTTAGACAATAACGCGTTTAAGGTCGCAGAACCAGCACAAAATGATGAATGGATCGTCCAGTTGAGCGAATGTACCTGCACATGTGGGGAATTTCAAAGCTACAAGTTCCCATGCCTGCACGCTCTAGCTGTATGCAAGCAGCTGAAAATCAACCCTTTGCAGTATGTAGACAACTGCTACACTTTTGAACGGAGTTACAAAACTTATGCCGCCACTTTCTCTCCTGTTCCGGAGCTAGCAGCTTGGCCGGAAGCTTCTGGAGTTCCGAGATTGTTTCCTCCGGTCATTCCGCCACCACCTCCACCTCCATCTAAAGTATCAGGTAAGTCCCAAAGCAAGGCCACTCCAAAAACTAATAACAAGAAGAGCTGA
- the LOC103838144 gene encoding ubiquitin-conjugating enzyme E2 28 isoform X1, which yields MFVQSEKMASKRILKELKDLQKDPSTLYTAGPVAEDLFHWQATITGPSDSPYSGGVFILTIHFPPDYPFKPPKVAFRTKVFHPNVNSNGIICFNICHDVLKEQWSPALTISKVLFSIWSLLRDPNADDPMVPEIAHMYKTDRGKYESNARSWTQKYAMG from the exons ATGTTTGTTCAGAGCGAGAAAATGGCTTCGAAACGGATCTTAAAGGAGCTCAAGGATCTTCAGAAAGATCCTTCAACCTTGTACACTGCTG GTCCAGTTGCTGAAGACTTGTTTCATTGGCAAGCTACAATAACGGGTCCATCAGACAGTCCTTACTCAGGTGGAGTCTTTATCTTAACCATTCACTTCCCTCCGGATTATCCTTTCAAACCACCAAAG GTTGCGTTTAGGACAAAAGTGTTCCACCCTAATGTCAACAGCAACGGCATCATTTGCTTCAACATTTGCCACGACGTTTTGAAAGAACAATGGAGTCCTGCACTCACAATATCCAAG gttttgttttcAATATGGTCATTGTTAAGGGATCCGAACGCAGATGATCCCATGGTTCCGGAGATTGCTCATATGTATAAAACCGATAGAGGCAAGTATGAGTCTAATGCAAGAAGCTGGACCCAGAAGTATGCAATGGGATAA
- the LOC103838144 gene encoding ubiquitin-conjugating enzyme E2 28 isoform X2: MFVQSEKMASKRILKELKDLQKDPSTLYTAGPVAEDLFHWQATITGPSDSPYSGGVFILTIHFPPDYPFKPPKVAFRTKVFHPNVNSNGIICFNICHDVLKEQWSPALTISKSIGDFLGFVFNMVIVKGSERR; this comes from the exons ATGTTTGTTCAGAGCGAGAAAATGGCTTCGAAACGGATCTTAAAGGAGCTCAAGGATCTTCAGAAAGATCCTTCAACCTTGTACACTGCTG GTCCAGTTGCTGAAGACTTGTTTCATTGGCAAGCTACAATAACGGGTCCATCAGACAGTCCTTACTCAGGTGGAGTCTTTATCTTAACCATTCACTTCCCTCCGGATTATCCTTTCAAACCACCAAAG GTTGCGTTTAGGACAAAAGTGTTCCACCCTAATGTCAACAGCAACGGCATCATTTGCTTCAACATTTGCCACGACGTTTTGAAAGAACAATGGAGTCCTGCACTCACAATATCCAAG TCTATTGGTgactttctaggttttgttttcAATATGGTCATTGTTAAGGGATCCGAACGCAGATGA
- the LOC108869605 gene encoding mitochondrial import receptor subunit TOM7-2-like, with product MAAAKASLKIKGKGGKGSKEPSSSKYEVFKDWTNWSLKKAKVATHYGFIPLIIILGMKSDPNTHLFQLLSPV from the coding sequence ATGGCGGCGGCTAAGGCTTCGTTGAAGATTAAAGGGAAAGGAGGAAAAGGATCAAAGGAACCATCGTCATCAAAGTACGAGGTCTTCAAGGATTGGACCAACTGGTCGCTGAAGAAAGCAAAGGTCGCGACTCACTATGGATTCATCCCTCTCATCATCATCCTCGGCATGAAGTCAGATCCAAACACTCACCTTTTCCAGCTTCTCAGCCCCGTTTGA
- the LOC103838143 gene encoding putative inactive receptor-like protein kinase At1g64210 has translation MQVFFFFFSLVLCFALIFSETLEDDKRALLDFLSHFSLPLHRWNQSSPTCHQWTGVTCSRNRIVSVRLPGAGLNGLIPPFTITRLSSLKILSLRNNQLSGELSSDFVNLKNLTRLYLQHNHLSGPLPAIFSELKNLKVLDLSNNGLNGSIPTSLSRLTKLRVLNLANNSFSGDIPDLDLPNLRQIDLSNNKLTGAIPKSLRRFKPSAFSGNNVTVKETQHKTPFGLSQLAFLLILSAACILGVSGLSCIIMITCFGKSRISGKFRKRESPGNWTSRDDDDAEEGGKIIFFGGKNHLFDLDDLLSSSAQVLGKGAFGTTYKVTMEDTSTVVVKRLKEVVVGRREFEQQMEIIGMIRHENVAELKAYYYSKDDKLAVYSYYTQGSLSQMLHGNRGTYDRVPLSWDARLRIATGAARGLAKIHEGNNGRLIHGNIKSSNIFLDSQRYGCVGDIGLTTIMRSLPQRTCLTSGYHAPEITDTRRSTQSSDVYSFGVVLLELLTGKSPASRETKGGEKMDLATWIRNVVVEEWTGEVFDMEILSESGGFEEEMVEMMQIGLACVAVKQQQRPHIAQVVKMIKDIRSTDAE, from the exons ATgcaagtcttcttcttctttttctctttggTCCTCTGTTTCGCTCTGATCTTCTCAGAAACTCTCGAAGACGACAAGAGAGCTTTGCTTGATTTCTTGTCACATTTCAGTTTACCTCTTCACCGTTGGAACCAGAGCTCTCCGACTTGCCATCAGTGGACCGGAGTTACCTGCAGCCGAAACCGTATCGTATCCGTTAGATTGCCTGGGGCTGGACTAAACGGTTTGATCCCACCATTCACCATCACTCGTCTCTCTTCCCTCAAGATTCTAAGCCTTAGAAACAACCAACTCTCCGGAGAGCTCTCTTCTGATTTCGTCAACCTCAAGAACCTGACTCGTCTCTATCTACAGCACAACCACCTCTCTGGTCCGTTACCAGCGATCTTCTCGGAGTTAAAGAATCTCAAGGTTCTTGATCTTTCTAACAATGGACTCAACGGAAGCATCCCGACCTCTCTTTCACGTTTGACCAAACTTAGAGTCTTGAACCTTGCAAACAACTCGTTCTCAGGAGACATTCCCGATCTTGATCTCCCAAACCTGAGGCAAATCGACCTGTCTAACAATAAACTCACCGGCGCAATACCGAAGTCTCTTCGAAGATTCAAACCTTCAGCCTTTTCTGGCAACAACGTAACAGTAAAGGAGACACAACACAAGACACCTTTCGGGTTAAGCCAGCTTGCTTTCTTGCTGATTCTCTCGGCAGCTTGCATTTTGGGTGTTTCCGGACTCTCCTGTATAATAATGATCACCTGTTTCGGGAAGTCTAGAATCTCCGGGAAGTTTCGGAAGAGAGAATCTCCAGGGAACTGGACATCTAGAGACGATGATGACGCTGAAGAAGGAGGAAAGATCATCTTCTTCGGGGGGAAGAACCATTTGTTTGATTTAGACGATCTGCTAAGCTCATCAGCTCAAGTTTTGGGGAAAGGCGCCTTTGGTACAACCTATAAGGTAACAATGGAAGACACGAGCACAGTGGTAGTCAAGCGACTAAAAGAAGTTGTGGTGGGAAGAAGAGAGTTTGAGCAACAAATGGAGATCATCGGCATGATTAGGCATGAGAATGTAGCTGAGCTAAAGGCTTACTACTATTCTAAAGACGATAAACTCGCTGTTTATAGCTACTACACTCAAGGAAGCCTCTCCCAGATGCTGCACG GAAACAGAGGAACGTATGATCGAGTACCTTTGAGTTGGGACGCTAGACTGAGAATAGCAACTGGTGCAGCGAGAGGTTTGGCTAAGATCCACGAAGGGAACAACGGGAGACTCATCCATGGGAACATCAAGTCCTCAAACATCTTCTTAGACTCGCAACGCTACGGCTGCGTCGGAGACATTGGCTTAACAACCATCATGAGATCTCTTCCTCAAAGGACTTGTCTTACGTCAGGTTACCACGCACCTGAAATAACAGACACGAGAAGAAGCACGCAGTCTTCGGATGTATACAGCTTCGGGGTGGTTTTACTCGAGCTTCTGACGGGGAAGTCGCCAGCAAGTCGAGAGACGAAAGGTGGTGAGAAGATGGATTTGGCCACGTGGATAAGGAATGTGGTGGTGGAAGAGTGGACAGGGGAAGTATTCGACATGGAGATTTTGAGCGAGTCGGGTGGGTTCGAGGAGGAGATGGTTGAGATGATGCAAATAGGGTTGGCTTGTGTTGCTGTGAAGCAACAACAACGACCTCATATAGCTCAAGTTGTGAAAATGATTAAAGATATTCGATCAACTGATGCAGAATGA